The Nocardia arthritidis genome has a window encoding:
- a CDS encoding DNA-3-methyladenine glycosylase I, which yields MTAPDTLIRCPWAGPDELYLRYHDTEWGRELHGDDAMFERLCLEAFQSGLSWITILRKRPAFRAAFAGFAIERVAEFGDDDVARLLADSGIVRNRSKIEAAIANARVARDLDIGLDDLLWSFAPEPRPRPRTVADVPATTPESVALAKELKRRGFRFVGPTTAYALMQATGMVDDHLADCWVESDPPDTATAITFRTQVSVHSGDREE from the coding sequence TTGACCGCGCCGGATACGCTCATCCGCTGTCCCTGGGCCGGGCCCGACGAGCTCTACCTGCGATATCACGACACCGAATGGGGCCGCGAGCTACACGGTGACGACGCCATGTTCGAACGCCTGTGCCTGGAGGCGTTCCAATCCGGCCTGTCCTGGATCACCATCCTCCGCAAACGCCCGGCGTTCCGCGCGGCGTTCGCCGGCTTCGCCATCGAGCGGGTCGCCGAGTTCGGCGACGACGATGTGGCACGTCTGCTGGCCGATTCGGGGATCGTGCGCAACCGGTCCAAAATCGAGGCCGCGATCGCCAATGCGCGGGTCGCCCGCGACCTCGATATCGGACTGGACGACCTGCTCTGGTCCTTCGCTCCCGAGCCTCGCCCGCGTCCGAGAACGGTCGCCGACGTGCCGGCCACCACACCCGAATCCGTCGCTCTGGCAAAAGAATTGAAGCGGCGCGGATTCCGCTTCGTCGGCCCGACCACGGCTTACGCACTGATGCAGGCGACCGGAATGGTCGACGATCACCTGGCCGATTGCTGGGTCGAAAGTGACCCGCCTGACACCGCCACGGCGATCACATTTCGAACTCAGGTATCCGTCCACTCCGGCGATAGGGAAGAATAG
- a CDS encoding HpcH/HpaI aldolase/citrate lyase family protein: MQPRRSVLAVPGSNPKMIEKAKGLPADAVFLDLEDAVAPAAKVAARANIVAALHDSGWGQQLRVVRVNDWTTEWTYADVIAVVEGAGAHIDAILLPKVTDAGQVRALDLLLTQLEKAGGLPVGRIGIEPQLENAMGLRNIDEIATASPRVCSLVFGPADFMASINMRTLVVGEQPEGYDTGDAYHHILMTILLAARAHGLQAIDGPYLQIRDLDGFRRAAARTAALGFDGKWVLHPTQIEACNEIFSPRQADYDRAEQILEAYAYHTSESGGARGAVMLGDEMIDEASAKMAQVIADKGRAAGMTRSSQ, encoded by the coding sequence ATGCAGCCGCGTCGATCGGTGCTCGCCGTACCGGGCAGCAATCCGAAGATGATCGAGAAGGCCAAGGGACTGCCCGCCGATGCGGTGTTCCTGGATCTGGAGGATGCGGTCGCGCCGGCGGCGAAGGTGGCCGCGCGGGCCAATATTGTTGCCGCGCTGCATGATTCGGGGTGGGGCCAGCAGCTGCGGGTGGTGCGGGTCAACGACTGGACCACCGAGTGGACCTATGCCGACGTGATCGCCGTCGTCGAGGGCGCGGGTGCGCATATCGATGCGATCCTGCTGCCGAAGGTCACCGATGCCGGTCAGGTGCGCGCGCTCGATCTGCTGCTCACCCAGCTGGAGAAGGCCGGTGGGCTGCCGGTCGGCCGCATCGGAATCGAACCGCAGCTGGAAAATGCCATGGGCCTGCGCAATATCGACGAGATAGCGACCGCGAGCCCGCGCGTGTGCAGCCTGGTGTTCGGCCCCGCCGACTTCATGGCCAGCATCAATATGCGCACGCTCGTGGTGGGCGAACAGCCGGAGGGCTACGACACCGGCGACGCCTACCACCACATCCTGATGACGATCCTGCTCGCCGCCCGCGCGCATGGCCTGCAGGCAATCGACGGCCCCTACTTGCAGATTCGCGACCTCGACGGCTTCCGTCGGGCGGCCGCGCGCACCGCCGCACTCGGCTTCGACGGCAAATGGGTGCTGCATCCGACCCAGATCGAGGCGTGTAACGAGATTTTCAGCCCGCGCCAGGCGGATTACGATCGCGCCGAGCAGATCCTGGAGGCATACGCGTATCACACCTCCGAATCCGGCGGCGCGCGTGGCGCGGTGATGCTCGGCGACGAAATGATCGATGAGGCCAGCGCGAAAATGGCGCAGGTAATCGCGGACAAGGGCAGGGCCGCCGGAATGACGCGTTCGTCTCAATAA
- a CDS encoding putative RNA methyltransferase: MSSAETSALVVVAGLLACPECDLAFEVPTRVLRCARGHSFDIARQGYVSLLTGASTKMTGDTAPMLEARAAFQGAGHFAPIADAVARTVGSAASSSGPVAEIGAGTGYYLASVLDATPAAFGIALDVAKPAARRAARAHPRAASVLADAWRGLPLRDGTIGTVLSVFAPRNPAEVARVLRTDGRFVVVAPTERHLGELIGPLDMVSVDPDKDRRLAESLSSRFDQTDRVVVDYSMKLGRADVRNVVAMGPSAFHAERSADAAIAALPDVVEVTASVTVTVYRPT, translated from the coding sequence GTGTCCTCGGCTGAAACCTCGGCGCTGGTCGTCGTGGCCGGCCTGCTGGCCTGCCCGGAATGTGATCTCGCATTCGAGGTGCCAACTCGTGTCCTGCGCTGCGCGCGCGGACACAGCTTCGACATTGCCAGACAGGGGTACGTCAGCCTGTTGACCGGCGCGTCGACCAAGATGACCGGCGATACCGCGCCCATGTTGGAGGCACGTGCCGCCTTCCAGGGTGCAGGCCATTTCGCACCGATCGCCGACGCGGTCGCCAGGACCGTCGGGTCCGCGGCATCGTCGTCCGGTCCGGTCGCGGAGATCGGAGCCGGCACCGGGTACTACCTGGCGAGCGTCCTCGATGCGACGCCCGCCGCCTTCGGCATCGCATTGGATGTGGCCAAACCCGCCGCCCGCCGCGCCGCCCGCGCGCATCCCCGCGCCGCCTCGGTACTTGCCGACGCCTGGCGCGGACTGCCGTTGCGCGACGGCACGATCGGCACGGTGCTGTCGGTTTTCGCGCCGCGCAATCCGGCGGAGGTCGCCCGCGTGCTGCGCACGGACGGTCGATTCGTCGTCGTCGCGCCGACCGAACGTCATCTGGGTGAGCTCATCGGCCCGCTGGATATGGTGTCGGTGGATCCGGATAAGGATCGTCGCCTGGCCGAATCCCTGTCGAGCCGATTCGACCAGACCGATCGCGTCGTCGTCGACTATTCGATGAAGCTCGGCCGCGCCGATGTGCGGAATGTGGTCGCGATGGGTCCGTCCGCATTTCACGCCGAGCGGTCGGCCGATGCGGCCATCGCCGCGCTGCCGGATGTCGTCGAGGTCACCGCATCGGTGACGGTGACGGTCTATCGACCGACGTAG
- the glgA gene encoding glycogen synthase has protein sequence MRVAMLTREYPPEVYGGAGVHVTQLTSQLRRLCDVTVHCMGAPRNDAVVHQPDPSLYAANAALQMMSTQLRMADAVGGVDVVHSHTWYTGLAGHLAATLYGIPHVLTAHSLEPRRPWKAEQLGGGYRLSSWSERNAVEYADAVIAVSEGMRHDVLDAYPALHPDRVHVIHNGIDATVWHPGPPLAGSRPILAVLGVRMDRPIVAFVGRITRQKGVGHLLAAARDFDPDIQLVLCAGAPDTKELEVETAEAVAELQRIRGNVFWVREMLPTEQVRQILSAATIFVCPSVYEPLGIVNLEAMACATAVVASDVGGIPEVVADGATGRLVHYDPADHRKYETDLAAAVNEVAGDPVLAAEFGAAGRARAIAEFDWSRIAERTIALYQRLRKP, from the coding sequence CTGCGCGTCGCGATGCTCACCCGCGAATATCCACCCGAGGTGTACGGGGGAGCGGGAGTCCATGTGACGCAATTGACTTCGCAGCTGCGCAGGCTGTGCGATGTCACCGTGCACTGCATGGGCGCGCCGCGCAACGACGCGGTGGTGCACCAGCCGGACCCGTCGCTGTACGCCGCGAACGCCGCGCTCCAGATGATGTCCACCCAGCTGCGCATGGCCGATGCCGTCGGCGGGGTGGACGTGGTGCATTCGCATACCTGGTACACCGGCCTGGCCGGCCACCTCGCGGCGACCCTCTACGGCATCCCGCACGTGCTGACCGCGCATTCGCTGGAACCGCGGCGGCCGTGGAAGGCCGAACAGTTGGGCGGCGGCTATCGGCTGTCGTCGTGGTCGGAGCGCAATGCCGTCGAATACGCGGACGCGGTGATCGCGGTCAGCGAGGGGATGCGCCACGACGTCCTGGACGCGTATCCGGCGCTGCATCCGGATCGAGTGCACGTGATCCACAACGGAATCGACGCGACGGTGTGGCATCCGGGGCCGCCCCTCGCCGGTTCCCGGCCGATCCTCGCGGTACTCGGTGTTCGGATGGACCGCCCGATCGTCGCCTTCGTCGGCCGGATCACCCGGCAGAAGGGTGTCGGGCATCTGCTCGCCGCGGCCCGCGATTTCGATCCGGATATCCAGCTGGTGCTGTGCGCGGGCGCACCGGACACCAAGGAGCTGGAGGTGGAGACGGCGGAGGCGGTCGCCGAACTGCAGCGCATCCGCGGCAACGTGTTCTGGGTGCGGGAGATGCTGCCCACCGAGCAGGTTCGCCAGATCCTTTCGGCCGCAACGATTTTCGTATGCCCATCGGTGTACGAGCCGCTGGGTATCGTGAATTTGGAGGCGATGGCCTGCGCCACCGCCGTCGTCGCCTCCGATGTCGGCGGCATCCCGGAGGTGGTCGCCGACGGCGCCACCGGTCGCCTGGTCCACTACGACCCGGCCGACCACCGGAAATACGAAACGGATCTGGCCGCCGCCGTCAACGAGGTGGCGGGCGACCCGGTGCTGGCCGCCGAATTCGGCGCGGCGGGCCGGGCCAGGGCCATCGCCGAATTCGACTGGTCCCGGATCGCGGAACGCACCATCGCGCTGTATCAGCGACTCCGCAAACCCTGA
- a CDS encoding lytic transglycosylase domain-containing protein has protein sequence MGRHRKQSPATVRRSSVIALTGLVPAGLVSVGSASVAGGADQSAVTAAHMFTADDQSDEVPRPTAAAARAVTEPIAASITRPGAAPAAPPIVKTVALPDNRQPADLPAGPLGIPGIAVEAYQNAERALAAQNPACQMPWSMLAGIGKVESNHAYSKADADGNPLSPIYGPVLDGSLSGNNVVRATDGELDGGMRTYTRAVGPMQFLPETWRRYAADGNGDGIADPQNLFDAALTAGKYLCDGGLNMRDLAQQTRAILRYNNSMAYVANVMAWETAYANGVAPKPGQLPRI, from the coding sequence GTGGGGCGTCATCGAAAGCAGTCGCCGGCCACCGTCCGGCGGAGTTCGGTTATCGCATTGACCGGATTGGTACCCGCCGGGCTCGTCTCGGTCGGCAGCGCGTCGGTCGCGGGCGGCGCGGATCAGAGCGCGGTCACCGCCGCGCACATGTTCACCGCGGACGACCAATCCGACGAGGTTCCGAGACCCACCGCCGCCGCGGCGCGCGCCGTGACCGAGCCCATCGCGGCATCGATCACCAGGCCCGGAGCCGCGCCGGCCGCTCCACCGATCGTGAAAACCGTTGCGCTGCCGGATAATCGGCAACCAGCCGACCTGCCCGCCGGACCGCTCGGCATACCCGGCATCGCCGTCGAGGCATACCAGAACGCCGAACGCGCGCTGGCCGCACAGAATCCGGCCTGCCAGATGCCGTGGTCGATGCTCGCGGGCATCGGCAAGGTCGAATCGAATCACGCGTACAGCAAGGCCGACGCCGACGGCAACCCGCTGAGCCCGATCTACGGACCGGTGCTCGACGGCAGCCTTTCGGGCAACAACGTCGTCCGGGCGACCGACGGCGAACTCGACGGCGGCATGCGGACATACACCCGCGCGGTCGGCCCCATGCAGTTCCTGCCGGAGACCTGGCGGCGCTACGCCGCCGACGGCAACGGCGACGGCATCGCCGATCCGCAGAACCTGTTCGACGCGGCGCTCACCGCGGGCAAATACCTCTGCGACGGCGGCCTGAACATGCGTGACCTGGCCCAGCAGACGCGAGCGATCCTGCGCTACAACAACTCCATGGCCTACGTCGCGAACGTGATGGCCTGGGAGACCGCGTACGCCAACGGGGTCGCGCCGAAGCCCGGACAACTGCCGCGGATCTGA
- a CDS encoding DUF1003 domain-containing protein, which translates to MIEKSSARQRLETPVESRFRFDFDAEAMARTSEQIARFLGTGRYLVIQTVIVAVWIALNVFAVSLQWDPYPFILLNLAFSTQAAYAAPLILLAQNRQDNRDRVSLEEDRVRAAQTKADTEFLARELAALRIAVGEVATRDYLRRELEEMREILDRIEAATPNANGHTDKTPKAHRKKKVRQPSPVPVSPVVPDEPDAPTPGIDGS; encoded by the coding sequence ATGATCGAGAAGAGTTCGGCACGTCAACGGCTGGAGACACCGGTCGAATCCCGTTTCCGCTTCGACTTCGACGCGGAGGCGATGGCGCGCACCAGCGAGCAGATCGCCCGATTCCTCGGCACCGGGCGATATCTCGTCATCCAGACGGTGATCGTGGCCGTCTGGATCGCGCTGAACGTCTTCGCGGTGAGCCTGCAGTGGGATCCGTATCCGTTCATCCTCCTGAACCTCGCGTTCTCCACCCAGGCCGCCTACGCCGCGCCGCTGATCCTGCTGGCGCAGAACCGGCAGGACAACCGGGACCGGGTCTCGCTGGAGGAGGACCGGGTGCGCGCCGCGCAGACCAAGGCCGATACCGAATTCCTGGCCCGCGAGCTGGCGGCCCTGCGCATCGCGGTCGGCGAGGTCGCCACCCGCGACTACCTGCGCCGGGAGTTGGAGGAGATGCGCGAGATCCTGGACCGGATCGAGGCCGCGACACCGAACGCGAACGGCCACACGGATAAAACGCCCAAAGCGCACCGCAAGAAAAAGGTCCGGCAACCGTCCCCAGTTCCGGTTTCCCCAGTCGTACCGGACGAACCGGACGCGCCGACACCTGGCATTGACGGCTCGTAG
- a CDS encoding Mrp/NBP35 family ATP-binding protein: MSVVTESDVRAALAKVDDPEIRKPITELGMVKSVAINGSDVHVEVYLTTAGCPLRTEITQRVSRAIADVAGVGAVTVELDVMNDEQRTALRKQLRGDSADPVIPFAQPGSLTRVYAVASGKGGVGKSSVTVNLAAAMAERGLSVGVLDADIYGHSVPRMLGTDQRPTQVERMIMPPVAHEVKVISIAMFTQGNTPVVWRGPMLHRALQQFLADVFWGDLDILLLDLPPGTGDVAISIAQLIPNAEILVVTTPQPAAAEVAERAGAIALQTRQRIAGVVENMSWLDLPDGTRMDLYGSGGGQSVADRLTRAVGANVPLLGQIPIEQSLREAGDEGTPIVLRDPENPAAQALRDIADKLAVRRRGLAGMSLGIDTTRHL; the protein is encoded by the coding sequence ATGTCAGTGGTTACGGAATCGGATGTGCGAGCAGCCCTCGCTAAGGTCGACGATCCGGAGATCCGTAAACCGATCACCGAACTCGGCATGGTCAAGAGCGTCGCGATCAACGGCAGCGATGTCCATGTCGAGGTCTATCTGACGACGGCAGGATGCCCGCTGCGCACCGAGATCACGCAGCGGGTCAGCCGGGCCATCGCCGATGTCGCCGGTGTCGGCGCGGTCACCGTCGAGCTCGACGTGATGAACGACGAGCAGCGCACCGCGCTGCGCAAACAGCTGCGCGGTGATTCCGCCGATCCGGTGATCCCGTTCGCCCAGCCGGGTTCGCTCACCCGCGTGTACGCGGTGGCCTCCGGTAAGGGCGGCGTCGGAAAGTCCAGCGTCACGGTCAATCTCGCGGCCGCGATGGCCGAGCGCGGGCTGTCCGTCGGCGTGCTCGACGCCGATATCTATGGGCATTCGGTGCCGCGCATGCTCGGCACCGACCAACGGCCGACCCAGGTCGAGCGGATGATCATGCCGCCGGTCGCGCACGAGGTGAAGGTCATCTCGATCGCCATGTTCACCCAGGGCAACACGCCGGTGGTGTGGCGCGGCCCGATGCTGCACCGCGCGCTGCAGCAGTTCCTCGCCGACGTGTTCTGGGGCGATCTGGACATTCTGCTGCTCGACCTGCCGCCGGGCACCGGCGATGTCGCGATCTCCATCGCGCAGCTGATCCCGAACGCGGAGATCCTGGTGGTCACCACACCGCAGCCGGCGGCCGCCGAGGTGGCCGAGCGGGCGGGCGCGATCGCGCTGCAGACCCGGCAGCGCATCGCGGGCGTGGTGGAGAACATGTCCTGGCTCGATCTGCCCGACGGCACCCGGATGGATCTGTACGGTTCCGGCGGCGGACAGTCCGTCGCGGACCGGCTCACCCGCGCGGTCGGCGCGAATGTGCCGCTGCTCGGCCAGATCCCGATCGAGCAGTCGCTGCGCGAGGCGGGTGACGAGGGCACCCCGATCGTGCTTCGCGATCCGGAAAACCCTGCCGCACAGGCGTTGCGGGATATCGCCGACAAGCTGGCGGTGCGCCGCCGCGGCCTCGCGGGCATGTCCCTCGGCATCGACACCACGCGTCATCTGTAA
- a CDS encoding magnesium transporter MgtE N-terminal domain-containing protein, which translates to MAATRVYVARLAGLVVLGPDGESIGRIRDVVVAIRYDRQQPRVHGLVVELPTRRRIFVPMLRVTTIDPGSVTLNTGTVSLRRFTQRPGELLALAQIADSKVRVGDPDLPDLHGVDVFVVDLGIEQTRTRDWRVSRVAVRGHRRLGRRRAVHVVDWADVSGLTPYEIGRPGQDVTALLEQFEKLRPADVAHLLRELPEKRRIEVAVALDDERLADVVQELPDDDQVELLGHLEVHRAADLLEAMDPDDAADLLGELPKGEADSLLALMDPEESEPVRRLLEHSPDTAGGLMTPKPVILTPAATVAEALARVRNPDLTPALASMVFVVRPPTATPTGRYLGSVHIQQLLREPPAHLVGALVDTDLKTLHPDVPLAAVTRYFATYNLVCGPVVDEENHLLGAVTVDDVLDHLLPEDWREHEELHPEGIHS; encoded by the coding sequence ATGGCAGCTACCAGGGTGTACGTCGCCAGGCTGGCCGGCCTGGTGGTGCTGGGACCGGACGGCGAGTCTATCGGCCGGATCCGGGACGTGGTCGTCGCGATCCGCTACGACCGCCAGCAACCCCGCGTACACGGTCTCGTCGTCGAATTGCCAACCCGCCGCCGCATTTTCGTGCCCATGCTGCGCGTCACCACGATCGACCCCGGCAGTGTGACATTGAACACGGGGACGGTGAGCCTGCGCCGGTTCACCCAGCGCCCCGGTGAACTGCTCGCCCTGGCCCAGATCGCGGATTCCAAGGTGCGGGTCGGCGATCCGGATCTGCCGGATCTGCACGGCGTCGACGTATTCGTCGTCGATCTCGGCATCGAACAGACCAGGACCAGGGATTGGCGGGTGTCCAGGGTCGCGGTGCGCGGACATCGCCGTCTCGGGCGCAGGCGCGCCGTGCACGTCGTCGACTGGGCCGACGTCTCCGGCCTGACCCCGTACGAGATCGGGCGGCCGGGCCAGGACGTCACGGCGCTGCTGGAACAGTTCGAGAAGCTGCGCCCCGCCGATGTCGCGCACCTGCTGCGCGAACTGCCCGAGAAGCGCCGCATCGAGGTGGCGGTCGCACTCGACGACGAGCGGCTGGCCGACGTCGTCCAGGAGCTCCCCGACGACGACCAGGTGGAACTGCTCGGACATCTGGAGGTGCACCGCGCCGCCGACCTGCTGGAGGCGATGGATCCGGACGACGCCGCCGACCTGCTCGGCGAGCTACCCAAGGGTGAGGCGGATTCGCTGCTCGCGCTGATGGATCCGGAGGAATCCGAACCGGTGCGCCGCCTGCTGGAACACTCCCCCGACACCGCGGGCGGTCTGATGACGCCGAAACCAGTGATCCTCACCCCCGCGGCGACGGTTGCCGAGGCGCTGGCCCGGGTGCGCAACCCGGATCTGACGCCGGCACTGGCCTCGATGGTGTTCGTCGTCCGCCCGCCCACCGCGACGCCCACCGGCAGATACCTCGGCTCGGTACATATCCAGCAACTGCTGCGTGAACCACCGGCACACCTGGTGGGTGCCCTGGTCGACACCGATCTGAAGACACTGCACCCCGATGTGCCGCTGGCTGCGGTGACCCGCTACTTCGCCACCTACAACCTGGTCTGCGGTCCGGTGGTGGACGAGGAGAACCACTTGCTCGGCGCGGTCACCGTGGACGATGTGCTCGACCATCTACTGCCCGAGGACTGGCGCGAGCACGAAGAACTACACCCCGAGGGCATTCATTCATGA
- a CDS encoding lytic transglycosylase domain-containing protein: MRISAPITVSALVVAGLVATGSASHTTPAGAPPQAPEALLAAASSQGKADDPSGSELSRTVGLLPVTADPPRKLTAMAPSDAPFAAAVPLQDIALPNIGGALGIPEIVLAAYRNAELAMQSAMPNCGLHWSLLAGIGRIESGHAAGGRTDANGTTVTPIYGPALDGALPGNEVIKNVDGSYVRAIGPMQFLPGTWTLYASDGNGDGVADPNNVFDATLAAGKYLCAGGLDLRDPAQELRAVLRYNNSMAYAANVLSWATAYRTGGVPTQVTISPDLIPPGSSTQIPDMTAVSGTVATTNAQPPQQQTTTPNAPAPAPTQVMINIPGLPPIPCGIFCPPPKPVNPCDPQVVQAPIPGMPALPGLPGNPATPLAPGQTFGATNGDPNDPAHPQAQQPGQPDPSKPASCTQPQQQAGGPAQPAPQPNPQQAGPQQPAPEQAVAPAQQTPQQSPGEAVQSQQNAAPEVVKTPEAAPPPAAAPTTAPPPPGITLPGGFVIPLPAPPQ; the protein is encoded by the coding sequence ATGCGAATATCTGCTCCGATAACCGTGTCGGCCCTGGTCGTCGCGGGTCTCGTCGCCACAGGATCCGCCTCTCATACCACCCCTGCCGGTGCGCCGCCGCAGGCGCCGGAGGCACTGCTCGCCGCCGCGAGCAGCCAAGGCAAAGCGGACGACCCGTCCGGTTCCGAATTGTCTCGGACGGTTGGTTTACTTCCGGTGACCGCCGATCCGCCCCGCAAACTCACCGCGATGGCGCCGAGCGACGCACCATTCGCCGCGGCGGTGCCACTACAAGACATCGCACTGCCGAATATCGGTGGCGCGCTTGGCATTCCCGAGATCGTCCTGGCCGCCTACCGCAACGCCGAATTGGCCATGCAGTCGGCGATGCCCAACTGTGGACTGCACTGGAGCCTGCTGGCCGGCATCGGCCGCATCGAATCCGGCCATGCCGCGGGCGGGCGCACCGACGCCAACGGCACCACGGTCACGCCCATCTACGGCCCGGCCCTGGACGGCGCCCTGCCCGGCAACGAGGTCATCAAGAACGTCGACGGCAGCTATGTGCGCGCCATCGGCCCGATGCAATTCCTGCCCGGCACCTGGACGCTGTACGCCTCCGACGGCAACGGTGACGGCGTCGCCGATCCGAACAATGTCTTCGACGCCACGCTGGCCGCGGGCAAATACCTCTGCGCGGGCGGCCTCGACCTGCGCGATCCCGCCCAGGAACTGCGTGCCGTGCTGCGCTACAACAACTCGATGGCCTACGCGGCCAACGTGCTCAGCTGGGCGACGGCCTACCGGACCGGCGGCGTGCCGACCCAGGTCACCATCTCGCCCGACCTGATCCCGCCGGGCAGCTCCACCCAGATCCCGGATATGACCGCGGTCAGCGGCACGGTCGCGACGACGAACGCACAGCCCCCGCAGCAGCAGACCACGACGCCGAACGCACCGGCGCCCGCGCCGACCCAGGTGATGATCAACATCCCGGGCCTGCCGCCGATCCCGTGCGGCATCTTCTGCCCGCCGCCCAAGCCGGTGAATCCGTGTGACCCGCAGGTGGTTCAGGCGCCCATACCCGGAATGCCCGCGCTGCCGGGCCTCCCGGGGAACCCGGCGACGCCGCTGGCACCCGGCCAGACCTTCGGCGCGACCAACGGGGACCCGAACGATCCGGCGCACCCGCAGGCGCAGCAGCCGGGCCAGCCCGATCCCTCCAAGCCTGCGAGCTGCACGCAGCCGCAGCAGCAGGCGGGTGGACCGGCCCAGCCCGCACCACAGCCGAACCCGCAGCAGGCCGGTCCGCAACAGCCCGCCCCGGAGCAGGCAGTGGCACCCGCTCAGCAAACGCCACAGCAATCTCCTGGCGAAGCGGTGCAGTCGCAGCAGAACGCGGCGCCCGAGGTGGTCAAGACCCCGGAGGCCGCCCCGCCGCCCGCGGCCGCGCCGACCACGGCCCCGCCCCCGCCGGGAATCACCCTGCCGGGCGGATTCGTGATCCCGCTGCCCGCGCCGCCGCAGTGA
- a CDS encoding DivIVA domain-containing protein — translation MLTLLLYVLIIGLVAAVLFLLASAVFGRSEELGPLPEGTTATVLPVEGITGADVRALRFQQVVRGYKATEVDWALARLAARIDELQVQLAQALNGDAAAARPAAPESANR, via the coding sequence ATGCTCACGCTACTGCTGTACGTGCTGATCATCGGTCTGGTCGCCGCGGTGCTGTTCCTGCTCGCCAGCGCGGTGTTCGGCCGCTCCGAGGAGTTGGGCCCGCTGCCGGAGGGGACCACCGCGACGGTGCTGCCGGTCGAGGGGATCACCGGCGCCGATGTGCGTGCGCTGCGCTTCCAGCAGGTGGTCCGCGGTTATAAGGCGACCGAGGTGGACTGGGCGCTGGCCCGCCTCGCCGCCCGCATCGACGAACTGCAGGTGCAGCTGGCCCAGGCGCTCAACGGCGATGCGGCGGCCGCCCGCCCGGCCGCACCCGAATCGGCCAACCGTTGA
- a CDS encoding DUF3117 domain-containing protein: protein MAAMKPRTGDGPLEATKEGRGIVMRVPLEGGGRLVVELTPDEAAALGDELKSVTS, encoded by the coding sequence ATGGCGGCCATGAAGCCCCGCACCGGGGACGGTCCCCTCGAGGCAACCAAAGAAGGGCGTGGAATCGTCATGCGGGTTCCACTCGAGGGTGGCGGGCGTCTGGTCGTCGAACTCACGCCGGACGAGGCTGCGGCACTTGGTGACGAACTGAAGAGCGTCACCAGCTGA